Proteins from a genomic interval of Acomys russatus chromosome 19, mAcoRus1.1, whole genome shotgun sequence:
- the Hip1r gene encoding huntingtin-interacting protein 1-related protein: MNSIKNVPARVLSRRPGHSLEAEREQFDKTQAISISKAINSQEAPVKEKHARRIILGTHHEKGAFTFWSYAIGLPLPSSSILSWKFCHVLHKVLRDGHPNVLHDCQRYRSNVREIGDLWGHLRDQYGHLVNIYTKLLLTKISFHLKHPQFPAGLEVTDEVLEKAAGTDVNNIFQLTVEMFDYMDGELKLSESVFRQLNTAIAVSQMSSGQCRLAPLIQVIQDCSHLYHYTVKLMFKLHSCLPADTLQGHRDRFHEQFHSLKNFFRRASDMLYFKRLIQIPRLPEGPPNFLRASALAEHIKPVVVIPEEAPEEEEPENLIEISSGPPAAEPGVVADLFDQTFGPPNGSLKDDRDLQIENLKREVETLRAELEKIKMEAQRYISQLKGQVNALEAELEEQRKQKQKALVDNEQLRHELAQLQALQLEGARNQGLREEAERKASATEVRYSKLKEKHSELINTHAELLRKNADTAKQLTVTQQSQEEVARVKEQLAFQMEQVKRESEMKMEEQSDQLEKLKQELAAKTGELARAQEALSRTEQSGSELNSRLDTLTAEKDALSGAVRQREAELLAAQSLVREKEEALSHEQQRSSQEKNELRGRLAEKESQEQGLRQKLLEEQFAVLRSAAAEAEAILQDAVSKLDDPLHLRCTSSPDYLVSRAQAALDTVSALEKGHTQYLASSEDASALVAALTRFSHLAADTIVNGGATSHLAPTDPADRLIDTCRECGARALELMGQLQDRTVLPRAQPSLMRGPLQGILQLGQDLKPKSLDVRQEELGAMVDKEMAATSAAIEDAVRRIEDMMKQARHESSGVKLEVNERILNSCTDLMKAIRLLVMTSTSLQKEIVESGRGAASQQEFYAKNSRWTEGLISASKAVGWGATQLVESADKVVLHMGKYEELIVCSHEIAASTAQLVAASKVKADKHSPHLSRLQECSRTVNERAASVVASTKSGQEQIEDRDTMDFSGLSLIKLKKQEMETQVRVLELEKTLEAERVRLGELRKQHYVLAGVMGTPGEEEPSRPSPVPRSGATKKPPLAQKPNIAPRQDSQLDKKDGVYPAQLVNY; this comes from the exons GCCATCAGCATCAGCAAAGCCATCAACAGCCAGGAGGCCCCCGTGAAGGAGAAGCATGCCCGGC GCATCATTCTGGGCACTCACCATGAGAAGGGGGCCTTCACCTTTTGGTCCTATGCCATTGGCCTGCCGCTGCCCAGCAGCTCCATCCTCAGCTGGAAGTTCTGCCATGTCCTTCACAAAGTCCTCCGAGACGGACACCCCAAT GTGCTGCATGACTGCCAGCGCTACAGGAGCAACGTCCGTGAGATCGGCGACCTGTGG GGCCATCTTCGTGACCAGTATGGACACCTGGTGAATATCTACACAAAACTGTTGCTGACCAAAATCTCTTTCCACCTCAAG CACCCCCAGTTTCCTGCAGGCCTGGAAGTAACAGATGAGGTGCTGGAGAAGGCGGCAGGAACCGATGTTAATAACAT tTTCCAGCTCACCGTGGAGATGTTTGACTACATGGACGGTGAACTGAAGCTTTCTGAGTCAG tgttCAGGCAGCTCAACACAGCCATCGCGGTGTCCCAGATGTCATCCGGCCAGTGCCGTCTGGCCCCCCTCATCCAGGTCATCCAGGACTGCAGCCACCTGTAccactacacagtgaaactcatGTTCAAGTTGCACTCCT GTCTCCCAGCAGACACCCTGCAAGGCCACAGGGATCGGTTCCACGAGCAGTTTCACAG CCTCAAAAACTTCTTCCGCCGAGCCTCGGACATGCTGTATTTCAAGCGCCTCATCCAGATCCCGAGACTGCCTGAG GGACCCCCCAATTTCCTACGGGCCTCAGCCCTGGCTGAGCACATCAAGCCTGTGGTGGTGATTCCAGAGGAGGCTccggaggaggaggagccggAGAACCTCATTGAGATCAGCAGTGGGCCCCCTGCTGCAGAGCCAGGG GTAGTGGCTGACCTTTTTGATCAGACCTTTGGTCCTCCCAATGGCTCTCTGAAGGATGACAG GGACCTCCAGATAGAGAACTTGAAGAGAGAGGTGGAGACCCTTCGTGCTGAGCTGGAGAAGATCAAGATGGAG GCCCAGCGGTACATCTCACAGCTGAAGGGCCAGGTCAACGCCCTGGAGGCGGAGCTGGAGGAGCAgcggaagcagaagcagaaggccCTGGTGGACAACGAGCAGCTGCGCCACGAGCTGGCCCAGCTGCAGGCCTTGCAGCTGGAGGGCGCCCGCAACCAGGGCCTGCGCGAGGAGGCGGAga GGAAGGCCAGTGCCACGGAGGTGCGCTACAGCAAGCTGAAGGAGAAGCACAGCGAGCTCATCAACACGCACGCGGAGCTGCTCAGGAAG aatgcAGACACGGCCAAGCAGCTGACAGTGAcacagcagagccaggaagaGGTGGCCAGGGTAAAGGAGCAGCTGGCCTTCCAGATGGAACAAGTGAAACGTGAATCTGAGATGAAG ATGGAAGAGCAGAGTGACCAGTTGGAAAAACTCAAGCAGGAGCTGGCAGCCaagacaggagagctggcccgtGCACAGGAGGCCCTGAGCCGCACCGAGCAG AGTGGGTCAGAGCTGAACTCCCGGCTAGACACACTGACTGCAGAGAAGGACGCACTGAGCGGAGCCGTGCGGCAGCGTGAAGCCGAGCTGCTGGCTGCCCAGAGCCTGGTGCGGGAGAAGGAAGAGGCCCTTAGCCATGAGCAGCAGCGCAGCTCCCAGGAGAAGAACGAGCTTCGGGGGCGGCTGGCAGAAAAG GAGTCTCAGGAGCAGGGGCTTCGGCAGAAGCTGCTGGAAGAGCAGTTTGCGGTGCTGCGAAGCGCGGCTGCTGAGGCGGAGGCCATTCTGCAGGATGCAGTGAGCAAGCTGGACGACCCCCTGCACTTGCGCTGCACCAGCTCCCCAG ACTACTTGGTGAGCCGAGCCCAGGCAGCCCTGGACACCGTGAGTGCCCTGGAGAAGGGCCACACCCAGTACCTGGCATCTTCTGAAG ATGCCTCTGCCCTGGTGGCAGCCCTGACCCGCTTCTCCCATCTGGCCGCGGACACCATTGTCAATGGCGGAGCCACTTCCCACCTGGCTCCCACTGACCCTGCTGACC GCCTGATTGACACGTGCAGGGAGTGTGGAGCCCGGGCCCTGGAGCTCATGGGTCAGCTGCAGGATCGCACAGTGCTCCCGAGGGCACAGCCCAGCCTGATGCGGGGGCCCCTGCAGGGCATTCTTCAGCTGGGCCAG GACCTGAAGCCTAAGAGCCTGGATGTGCGGCAAGAGGAGCTAGGGGCCATGGTTGACAAGGAGATGGCGGCCACGTCTGCAGCCATTGAGGACGCTGTGCGGAGGATTGAG GACATGATGAAGCAGGCCCGCCATGAGAGCTCGGGGGTGAAACTGGAGGTGAATGAGAG GATCCTCAACTCCTGTACAGACCTGATGAAG GCCATCCGGCTCCTTGTGATGACCTCCACCAGCCTGCAGAAGGAAATTGTGGAGAGTGGCAGG GGGGCAGCGTCGCAGCAGGAATTTTATGCCAAGAATTCACGGTGGACTGAAGGCCTCATCTCCGCCTCTAAGGCGGTGGGCTGGGGAGCCACACAGCTGGT GGAGTCAGCTGACAAAGTCGTTCTTCATATGGGCAAATACGAAGAACTCATCGTCTGTTCACATGAGATTGCAGCCAGCACTGCCCAGCTGGTGGCGGCCTCGAAG GTAAAAGCCGACAAGCACAGTCCACACCTGAGCCGCCTGCAGGAGTGTTCCCGCACTGTCAACGAGAGGGCGGCCAGCGTGGTGGCCTCCACCAAATCGGGCCAGGAGCAGATCGAGGACAGAG ACACCATGGACTTCTCTGGCCTGTCCCTCATCAAGCTGAAGAAGCAGGAGATGGAGACCCAG GTACgagtcctggagctggagaagaCACTGGAGGCAGAGCGTGTCCGGCTCGGGGAGCTGCGGAAACAGCATTATGTGCTGGCTGGGgtgatggggacacctggtgagGAAGAGCCCAGCAGACCCAGCCCAGTTCCCCGAAGTGGGGCCACCAAGAAGCCGCCCTTGGCGCAGAAACCCAACATAGCGCCCAGGCAGGACAGCCAG CTCGACAAAAAGGATGGTGTCTACCCAGCTCAGCTTGTGAACTACTAG